A window of Plantibacter sp. PA-3-X8 genomic DNA:
TGGACACGCACGCTCACGCGCGCCGGGTACCGCCTGCTGACCCTCGACCAACGCGGTCACGGAGCCTCGGACAAACCGACGGATCCGGCCGCATACCGCCTCGACATCCTCGTCGACGACGTCCTGTCCGTCCTCGACGGCTACGGCGTCGACGAGCCGCACTACCTCGGGTACTCGCTGGGCTCCCGGGTGGGTTGGCGGCTGGGCGTCCGGCACCCCGACCGCGTGCGCTCCCTCAGCCTCGGCGGCCTCCCCGAGGGCGACTCGCTCCGCGACTTCGACCTGGAGGCGGCCCGTCACCACGTGAGGACCGGGACGACGATCGCCCACGCCCTCACCGACACGTACGTGACGATGGCCGAGGGCGTCCCGGGCAACGACGTTGAGGCGCTCATCGCCCTGGTGGACGGCCTCCGTGGAGGACCGCAGCCGAGCACGGCCGAGGTGCCGCCACTGCCCATGTTGCTCGTGACCGGAGACGGCGACGCGGTCGCCGCCGGGAGTCGGCGGCTCGCCGAAGCCGCCAGTGCCCGTTACGTGGGGCTGCCCGGCCGCGAACACTTCAACGCGGTCTCGTCGCGGGCGTTCAAGGACGCCGTGCTGGCGTTCCTCGCTGAGCAGGGGTAACCGGTCGCGACCGCCTCGGTCAGGCCGCGTGCCGGTGCTCGACACGACCCTTCGCGAGCTTCGACGGCCACCAGATGGCGCTCCCGATGTCGTGGCTGAGGGCTGGGACGAGCAGCGTCCGGACGATGATCGTGTCGAGGAGGACCCCGAACGCCACGATGAATGCGATCTGCGCGAGGAACAGGATCGGGATGACGCCCAGCGCCGCGAACGTGGCCGCGAGCACGAGTCCGGCCGAGGTGATCACGCCACCCGTGATCGCCAGCCCCCGCAGCACGCCGGCCCTCGTTCCGACCCGCAGCGACTCCTCGCGGACCCTCGTCATGAGGAAGATGTTGTAGTCGATCCCGAGCGCCACGAGGAAGACGAAGCCGTAGAGCGGCACACTCGGATCCGCGCCCGGGAACCCGAGCACGTGGTTGAACACGAGCGCGGAGACCCCGAGGGCTGCCCCGAAGGACACCACCACGCTGAGGATCAGCAGCACCGGGGCGAGCACCGAGCGGAGCAGCAGCATGAGGATGAGGAGGATGACGGCGAGCACCACGGGGATGATGAGGTTCCGGTCGTGGATGGACGCGTCGTTCGAGTCGATGGCGGTCGCCGTGACGCCGCCGACCGGGGTGTGGGAGCCGACCTCGGCGTCGAGCGTCGAGCGCAACTGTCGCACGCTCTCCTCCGCCGACGCGGAGTCCGGTGCCGCGTCGAGCGTCGCCTGGAGCAGGATGCGGCCGTCGTCGACCGTCGGTTCGGCGGACGCCACCGGGGTACCCGGCGGCCCCGCGGCGGGAGCCGTGAACACCGCCTCCCCGTCGCTCACCGTCGCGTCCGCGGTGCCGGTCGCGGAGTCGCTCGACAGCACCTGGACGCTGTCGAGACCGTCCGCCTCCTCGAGGATGCCGATGACCTGCGCGGCATCGCCCTCCTGCGTGAGGACGTACACGGGGCTCGCCGAACCGGCCGGGAAATGCTCACCGAGGGCGGCCTGACCGTCACGGGCCTCGGAGGTGCCGAGGATGAGGTCGCTCTGGGCGACGCCGTCCGCCTTGAGCTGGAAGACCCCGAGGCTCGCGACCAGGAGGAGCAGGGTGCTCCCGATCCAGACGACGCGGGCGTGACGGGAGATGAGGCGGGCGATCCCACCCCACAGACCGGTGGTCGGCACGGCGGTGTC
This region includes:
- a CDS encoding alpha/beta fold hydrolase, coding for MLPQPAPTAPTYVMSTDGIRVATYLHEPAPGTGDLGTIIAVHGFASSAGLNWDLAGWTRTLTRAGYRLLTLDQRGHGASDKPTDPAAYRLDILVDDVLSVLDGYGVDEPHYLGYSLGSRVGWRLGVRHPDRVRSLSLGGLPEGDSLRDFDLEAARHHVRTGTTIAHALTDTYVTMAEGVPGNDVEALIALVDGLRGGPQPSTAEVPPLPMLLVTGDGDAVAAGSRRLAEAASARYVGLPGREHFNAVSSRAFKDAVLAFLAEQG
- a CDS encoding efflux RND transporter permease subunit produces the protein MTHGRHGGTQTDADTRTQQRDRAGAPRWLRVLLPAVLILLWLTAAGVGGPYFGKVSEVATNDQTSFLPASADATEVQTALDGFREGDDIPALVLFVRDGGITDEDRAVIDDELSALSSTEGVADGVSPAIPSEDGDAVEVFVPISGDAEVGDVVEALRAQLAEAAPAGLDVFVTGPAGFTADLTDAFAGIDGILLLTALGAVFLILIVVYRSPVLPFLVLGTSLFALCTALLTVWWLAKAGVVLLNGQVQGILFILVIGAATDYSLLYVSRYREALRDHERRWDATWAALRGSFEPIVASGGTVIAGLLCLLLSDLNSNKALGPVASIGIVFSVLAALTFLPALLLACGRTSFWPLRPKVGSEHRVRASSTDDTAVPTTGLWGGIARLISRHARVVWIGSTLLLLVASLGVFQLKADGVAQSDLILGTSEARDGQAALGEHFPAGSASPVYVLTQEGDAAQVIGILEEADGLDSVQVLSSDSATGTADATVSDGEAVFTAPAAGPPGTPVASAEPTVDDGRILLQATLDAAPDSASAEESVRQLRSTLDAEVGSHTPVGGVTATAIDSNDASIHDRNLIIPVVLAVILLILMLLLRSVLAPVLLILSVVVSFGAALGVSALVFNHVLGFPGADPSVPLYGFVFLVALGIDYNIFLMTRVREESLRVGTRAGVLRGLAITGGVITSAGLVLAATFAALGVIPILFLAQIAFIVAFGVLLDTIIVRTLLVPALSHDIGSAIWWPSKLAKGRVEHRHAA